The sequence CATAAAACGTTAGCGATATCTTAAGATTGATTTAAGGTACTACTAATTACGAATATGTGTTGATTTTAAGAATTTTTATTGAAAATATATTAGTGGTATTGATAAAAGCAGAAGTGAATTTAGTATGAAAGGAGGTGAATAATTATGAAAAATCCAGTGCTTGATTTACAAGTAGTTACTTACGGTAACCCAGTAAAAGAACACCCTGGTCTAGGGGGGGGTAGTTCATCTTCATCTTCATCCTCTTCTATTGAGAACAGCTCATTTAGTATTTTTTGCTAAAATATTTAGTCTCTGAATAGTTGTAAATATAATGTCTAAATTAAAGGGAATATTGCAAATTTAATATTCTCTTTAGTTTAGATATTTTAATAAAAATTAACATATAAATTACTATATACAAATGGGGTATAAAAGGAAGATTATAAAAATTATGAAAATTAAACTACTCGATTTTTTCAGTATAACTATTCCATTTACAGTTGGAATAGTTATCAATATATTAGGGGTTGGATTTAATGTTTTAGTCCCTATAGCAATGAGAAAGTTTATTGATTTCGATTCAAAAGTTATTAGTAATAATAAATCTTTAGTATTACTATTTGTAGTACTACTTTTACAAATAATACTAACTTCAATAGGTACCTTTATTATTTCTATTGAAGGGGATAAGCAAATTTCTAAAATTAGATTAAAAATAAAAAGACACTTATTGGAATTACCTACTAGTTATTTCGATTCTCGTAATAGTGGGGAATTATCTAGTAGAATAATTAATGATGTAGCTATACTGAGGGTATTTCTCACTATTAATATTCCTCAAATGATCAATGGTATTATTACAATTTTAATATCTGCTGTTATCCTGTTTTTATTGGATTGGAAATTAGCAATAATACTTTTTTGTATATTTCCATTAAATGCACTTATTACATTTCCTATTGGAAAAATAAACGAACGAATAGCAAATAAAACTCAGAAAACTATAAGTAGATTAGTAGGTATTACTTCGGAAAATTTTAAAAATATACGAACTATAAAACTTAACAATGCAGAAAAAAATGTTTTTTCTAAATATAGTGATGAAATTAATGACTTGTACGTTCTTTCTTTTAAGGCTAATAAAATATTTGCGCTTACGCAACCGCTTCAAAGATTATTTGCTATTTCATTAATAATCGTAGTCATTTTATACGGAGGCTTTAGAGTTAGTCGAGGAACACTAACAGTTGGTACGCTAATTTCTTTTATAATTTTTTTATTTCAACTCATTGGACCAATTAATAATGTGGCTGATTTCTACAATAGTTACAAAAGAGCAATAGGTTCGACAAAAGAGATATCTGCCATAATGGAAACTGAAACAGAAAACAATACACTCCCGATTTTAAAAATTAAAGAAATTTCTAAACCTTACAAATTAGAATTAAAGAATGTTACTTTTTCGTACGATGAGATAACGGTTTTAAAAAATGTGTCAATGGATTTTAATACAGGTGAAAAAATTGCGATTGTAGGTTCAACTGGGGCTGGTAAAAGTACAGTTTTAAATTTAATTACTAGGCTTTACCCTGTAGATTCTGGATCACTTTATCTAAATGAAAAAAAAGCTTCAGATTTTAAATTAGATAACTGGAGAAGTTTATTTAGTGTAGTATCTCAGGAGAATACATTATTTTCAGGAAATATTAGAGATAATTTGATGTTTGGTCTTGACAAAGAAATATCTAATCAAAAACTAGAAGATGCTTTAAAATTCGCATATTTGGATAAGGAAATTGATAGCTTCCCTGAAGGTATCAATACTATCGTAGGTGAACAAGGGATTAAATTATCGGGTGGACAGAGACAGAGATTACAGATAGCTAGGGCATATTTGAAAGGCGCAGATTTTTTATTACTGGACGAAGCAACTTCCAGTTTAGATTCATACTCCGAAAAAATTATATCTGAAAATGTGAATAAACTTATGAAAGGAAAGACAGTTATTGCAATTGCTCATCGCATTTCAACAATTGTCAATGCAGATAAAATTTATTTTATTGAAAACAAAAAAATAAAAGATGTTGGAACACATAATGAGTTATATAAAAGA is a genomic window of Jeotgalibaca dankookensis containing:
- a CDS encoding ABC transporter ATP-binding protein; its protein translation is MKIKLLDFFSITIPFTVGIVINILGVGFNVLVPIAMRKFIDFDSKVISNNKSLVLLFVVLLLQIILTSIGTFIISIEGDKQISKIRLKIKRHLLELPTSYFDSRNSGELSSRIINDVAILRVFLTINIPQMINGIITILISAVILFLLDWKLAIILFCIFPLNALITFPIGKINERIANKTQKTISRLVGITSENFKNIRTIKLNNAEKNVFSKYSDEINDLYVLSFKANKIFALTQPLQRLFAISLIIVVILYGGFRVSRGTLTVGTLISFIIFLFQLIGPINNVADFYNSYKRAIGSTKEISAIMETETENNTLPILKIKEISKPYKLELKNVTFSYDEITVLKNVSMDFNTGEKIAIVGSTGAGKSTVLNLITRLYPVDSGSLYLNEKKASDFKLDNWRSLFSVVSQENTLFSGNIRDNLMFGLDKEISNQKLEDALKFAYLDKEIDSFPEGINTIVGEQGIKLSGGQRQRLQIARAYLKGADFLLLDEATSSLDSYSEKIISENVNKLMKGKTVIAIAHRISTIVNADKIYFIENKKIKDVGTHNELYKRVPAYKRFVEEQIIDTSLS